GAACATTAGGCTGTGAAAACCTATCACGCATGTCAATCCACAAATCCTTCGCAGTGTGAATATACATCGCACTAGTAGCAAGATCTTTGCTCAAGGAATTCAACAATTATGAAAGAATGGTAATGTTTGCTCAGTGCCAAGCACTGTACAGAGGATGAGAGAAATCAGGCATGGAAATCAAACCATCAAGGAAGCCAAACTTGTTCCTTCCACTCAATGACAGAAATACAACCCTTGACCAACTGAGATAGTTTTTAGGACCAATCAATGGTTGAGAAACAAAGACAACATTTGTAGGTGGAATGAAGTAAGGGCTTGATGGATTGGTATTTGCATCCTTCATTGGAAGTGCTTGATTGGAAGGTCTTTGATTTGTAGTATTAGAAGAATTGGTAGGAATTAGATATGATTCTGAAGTTGTGTTGGTAGCGGAAGCCATGGATGAGCTATTGAAGCTCTAATATCATGTTAAGAAACTGTTCTAGAAAATATTGGAAGAAAACCAATTTCTCTGAATTGAAAATAGGAAAATGAGAAGCAATTGTTAATTTACATTGTGCTTTTCCCTTATATACACAAAGcagtaaaagagagagaaagaaagaatctTAACTAACTACAAAAACTCTAACCGCCTAATTAACAGCTGTAAACTACTTAGATTAGTTCATACGTGCCATTAACTACACGTGCTAACATATGAGTCTTAAAACTTAAGTGCTACGATATCGTTTTAACTTTCAACTTTACTTTCTTCCTTTTAGTCTCAGCTATGTTGTTTTGTCCTGTTGTATCTTCAGTGCATTCCTTCAagtcttctttcttcttgactgcccctttttctttcttagtaGAAGTcccaacaaataacaaaaatgctAGGATCACAATTAATAccacaatttttgttacaactTGTCTAAGTAGCAAGTgttctagaaaatatttgaagaaaacCAATTTCTCTGAATTGAAAATAGGAAAATGAGAAGCAATTGTTAATTTACATTGTGCCTTTCCCTTATATACACGAAgtagtaaaagagaaaaaaagaaagaatcgTAACTAACTACCAAAACTCTAACTGCCTAATTAACAGCTGTAAACCACTTAAATTAGTTCATACGTGCCATTAACTACATGTGCTAACAGATGAGTCTTAAAACTTAAGTGCTATGACATCGTTTTAACTTTCAACTATACTTTCTACCTTTTAGTCTCAGCTGTGTTGTTTTGTACTGTTGTATCTTTAATGCATTCCTTCAagtcttctttcttcttgacTGCCCCTTCTTCTCTCTTAATAGAAGTCccaataaataacaaaaatgctAGGATCACAATTAAAACcacaacttttgtcacaacttgTCTAAGTAGCAAGTTGTAGCAAAATTTTGGCTTTATTGTGGTCCTCGCATTACTGATTAAATAATGCAATTCAACATAACATAATCACAATTCCACAATTCTTCCAAAAGTAGAGTGATCGTTCTTTCTTATAACCATTTAGGCAATTTCCTAATGCCTTCAAATggaatatatatagaaaaactaAATAGCAGCCATATTAAGGTTGTATCGATGTAAAAACCGTTTCAACTCATATAAGGTCATACAACAAAAGTTAGTGCAACTCCATAGACAAAGTGTCCAAAAGAAGATAGTTTTGTTGCATTTGGACTACCTTTCTTGTGAGAGCATCAGCACAAAAGATTGCCTCCTTGTAGCAATAGCTTAGCTTCCATACAGGGATTTGGTTCAACAAATTTCTGTAATCATCAACAATTGGTGAAATTTTTAGGGGCTGAACAACCACAAGTCCAGCCCACACATTTTGTCaaagctcattaaatgagctAGTGACAAAAGCTtattaagaaataaatgaaGTTAGCTTTTATGTACAAAAAGTTTAGCAACATTTATGAAGGGATGTACAAAAGTCAAACCACATGAATGAAGATGTGATAGAGCTACAAACGAGTTAAGCTTTGCCGAGTAGTGCGTGTTTGAGTTTGGCTTGTTTATAAAAATCAATTGCTCAAACTTGGCTTAAGCTTGAGACAAGCCTAAAAACAATGTTTGAACCTGAACTGATGAGAATGCCAAAAAGCTTAAGTTTGGCTTGGCTTGATTTGAAtaattagtcaagccaaactcaagcttaatatcaagctcaaactcgAGCTCAAGTCAAGTTTTTTTGGCTTAGGAttcaaaaaaattgcattatcAAATGCTTATATAACCAAAAATCAAgtaaaccaaaaagaaaagaaaagaaaataatatactcattttatcatgcttCTAATTCCACTAGTGATTAGAAATTGttcaaattacaactttacataattaaattcattcattcatcattCATCATCTATAGCttgagtaattaaaaaaaaaatgtaacttaaGTCTAAAAGTGTTCCATGGTCAGATTAGAGggagtgttaaaaaaaaattagatgaaagACGAAAAATTAATGGATAGTGATAAGTGGTCTCATCTGAACTATGTTATTATTAAGATATGTGTAATGTCATAATAAATGAGTCTAAGCTTGGCATGTTTTGTATCAAGCCCTATTGTTCACGAGCTTGTTCacgaacaattttttttgcttgggcttggTTTGTTTATCAAACGAGCCTAAAACTAAGTCTCATTCTtgacttatttataaacaaacaaacataaacgaGCTTTTTATCAAGTCGAGCTCGAGTTGCTCATGAACAACTTGGTTTGTTTATAGCCTTATGTTAAGCTTGTGAGACACGTTGAagatagagaagaaagaaaaagatgaagaaatataaaagaggccattcggccatttggtgtagaagagaaaaaagagagaagccCCAAAGTATGAAGGCTGGTGCAATCTTGAAAAATTGCGTGAGTGAGAGCAAGCAAATGAGAAGAGAAAATATAGAGAGCAAGATAAAATTGTGAAAGAAACACAGTAAAGAAGAAAGCagtgagtgaaaagaaaaatcgaTTTTTTCTATACTCAAACTTGTATCTCTAAGTGTTGTAATCTTTATTtaatatagtgaaattatttggagtttgtcctatgatttttttttttttttcaagaaaaaagagTTTGCACGTAAATCTTTACGTTCTTGTATGATTGTGTTTCCGCTGTGCTTGCTGAAATTTATTCAcaattatatagaatttttttcaacataaaatttaacgTAATTGTCTTTTCTATTGGACAACAAACTAACAATAGAGTTAGCATTAATTTCAATTTCGACAGCTTGGATTAGAAGGTGTATACAAAGGGCAAGACTATCTCTCATTGCCTATAGCTCAGCTTCTAGGCTACTTGCCCAGCCTTTAGCTTTAGTGAAAACTTTGTGTTTAAGCCCAATAATTTTAGtgttataatataaaaatgagattaaattctataaggatagGGTgaaaaacccatgttttacaccatctaATAAGTGATTACCACATtagtattttacttaaaattcaatacatcctactacacctaataacatctcaataaattcccaatttggttgaatttatatatgggtattaaaattgatagtatgattgtgtttattcttaaatatgtgataagcTGATGTGGCATGTTATGATTGGACGggtaaaacatgggttttacaccacGTCCTTATAGAATGTAATCTCTATAAATATTAATGTAACACTAATCTAGAATAAAATGCATTTCATACATATTGACTTTTTAAAAGTGGTCCATATTTAGCTAAATAatactgtggggcccaacaattcgtggaccaggcccatttgcccttagagagtccgaaagcccaatccgaggagagctgtggcccaagctctacaacgcagagcacaaaagaattttgggaggcagccgaggacagtgtagttctcggcagatccatagtcccaccagaacaaaggggtgaaactggtatagggacgaattcgtaaggagatccaagataccttggggaggttatccttactacccttccagataagacccagcgcctgacagagccgtactctgcagctttatcaaaccatccccaacaattccgggattggactgatgggacaaatgtcagtgtttgtaaaaactgaccctacacgtggacgaaggatagcgaatgcaagctagtataaaataaggaagtaagtaaatCACGAGAGGGGCCagccccaaagaaaaaaagaaagactacgtGGGGAAACATCTCAACCAGACTGGACTTCACGGAAGAAATCccgtcgttgggtaaccgggataagatctcaaaaggtcctcggatcagctccaaggagctccatcccacggggtacgacgccttagagcttcctctaaagccatgaccgggcatcgccacTTGGCCAGCGGCTaacttttcaagcccactctctacaaatcatattgtgagggacctttattgcgtgagcccaaaaatgttagtgggccgcaaaggaatcgtgtccttacaaatacTATATTGGGTAATatactattttggtctctaaactttaacaaaagtttgtttttcgtctttaaactttataaagttattttttcatctctaatctttgtaaagaattttttcaattgtttagagacaaaaaaaaaaaaaaaaaagggatgaaaaaagaattattattttttcaatagtttagagatgaaaaacaaatttttagtaaagtttaaggacataaataaaaaattttcaataatttagggatgaaaggcgaatttttcaatagtttagggacgaaaaataaactttttaaagtttagggatgaaaaacaaatatttgataaagtttagagaccaaaataatattttaccctaCTATAATTTCAtacaaatttgcaaaatttccctatatcatttatataaaataaggaTAATCCCAAAAAGATACATGGTAATTGTTCCATATCAAAATATGTTGCTCACGATGTATTTGCCTTAACCGGAAGTACCTGGATTTAGCttggaagaaaataaagatcTTTAGGTGCAATCCCCATATTACATTCTTGGAAATCTAGATGTGAGAGTACTTTAAATTTCTTGAACCAATCGCTATGTAAAATTAAGCCACTCATCTAGGGATGGAGGTATCATTGGACTAGAGGAGGCAATcgccccccaaatttttttaaacaaaatattattatatatatgtgtactaattttagtaattttgttctatcaaattacattttatttcctttaaaCAATaccattgattcttttaagccTAATGTTATacttacaaacttttttacaacctttttataaaatgttttgttgtaaattcttattggtttacATAATGGGCCCACCactcatattatttttttacttgccAGTAATCACTTAtcatatcaataatttataaaaaacttataaaactaaaaaaatagctcaataataaaaattaccaatagtaaaataaataaataaattaaaaaaaaagctcaactaaccaattttattcaaaataaataatcctgccctttaaaaaattctaaataaaaataattttgctcttACCTatacacacccaaaaaaaaaaaaaaaaaaaaaaaaacctcaatagCTAAGCCTAAGTAGTAGCAAAGTCAGAAGTTCAAACTGCCGCACACAAACAACAATAAAGCCCTAACTCAAAGTTTTGACTCCATCCCTGCACTCATCCCTGATCCCTGGTACCACTTAAAAATCAATATGTCACTATGCTCACTCTAGTAAGGATTGAGTTAAATGAGACTAATAATTTGCTTTCACTTACTTTCTCCACTTTGAATGGCTTGCAACTCCAATTTTCAAGGTAGCTAAGTTCATTAGAATTATGTGACATAACTCAATATTTTATGATGTCATTGTTTTAAATAAGGGATTATTAAAACATTTTTGGGAAAAGTTAACAGATGCGAACATTGGTTTAAGaaatcattttagaaattttttatgagaaaagaaaaaaataattgattttttgacaactttttatatttttcataaaaatagtattaaaactttcttaaaatgatttcatgAAAAATGTCCTAAATGCACCGATTAATTAAACCCCAAcattttttatgaaatgtttgtGGTGCAAGCTCTAAATTTTTCATGGAATTTTACTACAGTTTATGCTAGTCCCAGGTTTAAGGAACAATGcttatttggaaaattttgaaaacagtGGCTTAGTTGCATAACTTGCTATGGGTCATTGTGGGAGATTTTAAATGAGattctttcaaaaaatgaaaagtttagAGATAGGCAATGGACCTAGGGTTGAATGTTTGTGGTGTGTTGGACCTAGAATTCTGTGGCCCTAAATTCACATGGATCAATCCTAGTGGTACTTTACAAATTAATTCAAGAAAGGCCCAAACGTTGTTGGGCTAATGTAACTTTTAAAGGCTTTGTCCCCCAGACCTAATAAACTTTTTCTTGTCTCACTCACTGCCAATTGGAATAGGAAACATCTTGCTAAAGAAAAGAAGGTTAGCCTGATTAGTTCTTCTCATCTTCTAGGACCTTGCACTTGACCATATACTTTGCCACAGTTTGTGTAAGTGTCAACTTGTTATTGGATTACATCACTTACACATGGATCCATTACTGGTACATAGTgaaaactaatcaaattatcGATTGTCACATGTTTAAGTTGTGATTAAGTGACAAGTGTGTGGTCTTAGACTTTTTGTAACCCAATggtaataaaaagaaattagcTAAGTTATTGCTCCTATTCAGTTTCTTTTAAACCTCTTGGTATAGCATACTATTGAAAATACCTCTATCCTTCACCACCTACTATCATTGACATTCTTGAATTAGAGATGAAGGAATAAAATTGTAAGACTAAAAAGCTTATCAATTGGGAAATGGGTTGATAGAGATGATGTTAAGCTCATTCGGGGTAGGTTTTGTGAGCTTTATTCCTCAGAGCATGTTACAAACATCAATCTGCAGGATCTTTCTACTGAGTGATGTTACAAATTAACAGAGGAAAACCAAATGCTTAATGCAACACGTtattatgagaaaacagtgaaagTTTTTGGGACCTATGCCTTTTAGGCTCCTAGTCTAAATGGGATTCGTGCTGACGTGCTGTATTTATCCGAAGGTATTGTCTCATTGTTGGGGACATTGTCAAGAAAGAAATTCAGAGCATTTTGTCTTATATTCTCATGCTAGATGTCCTAAATCAGACTACTGAATCGTAATATTGAATCAAGGAATGAAAAATCTtacttttcattgaaaaaaaaaagaaaaaagcaagaGAACAATATGAAAGGAATTGATGTGTACGAGAAAAAAATCTTACCAACTTTTCATAATATGTAGTTACATGCGTAAAGTCTCGCCCGTAATGAAAGGAATTTGAGATCTAGTACAAGATGAATGCAGTTATACCTCTCATCATGGGTAATTATGGCTATAACAGTGAACATGACTAAAatgtaaaagagaaaaaagaaaaaaaagggccTAATCCAATATAAATACTAACTCAGCATTTGGAGATTCCCACAAGGACCGtggtggtttttatttttatttttttttattaattattttttacatgCTCAAATATATTGGGATTATTTGGGTATGTTTGGTAGAAgagtttgagtaatattgtttgtatttttttgaaataaatgtggatgaaaaaatatataaaaatatgtataatattgtttaaaaactaaaaatgtgtTGTTTAACTACTTTACCAAACAGgttctttatgtttttcttgATATATGTGACaatttaactttattattttaaaagtatataaaatacTATGAGTATTTGATAAAACATTTAATACACATTTATATCctcttctcaaaataataataataataataatacacatTTATATCCTTTAGGCACAGATGAACAAaagcataacaaaaatattagcAGCGATTGATAgacaaacataaaaataaaaggaaaatcctaaagttatacaaaaaattttatcataGAATGTTTAATGGTTAATATGAGAAtaaatgtttttactttttagtggattacaaaaaaaaattaattaatgaatgATTAATTACTTCATTATAATTTGATGACTAATCAATTTGTTGAGACATTTAATACAGTATTACTCATTTTGTAATatgcttatcattttttttttttatttgataggaATATGCTTATCAATTATCatcacacaaaataaaattgtgaaaatagtGTTCCTAGGCATAGCACCGACACAACCCAACACcagcacaaaacaaaacatcTACAAGAAATGGCCTGCATTTGTCATATCATATGTCATCATTTCTTGAGGAGACAGAAACAAGCCAGCATTCCActcatctctcaacaaaaaaataaaataaaaaaaagtcaaacttttttatTCACAAGAGTCCCTACCCCATTGGTCCTAGCATTATTAGATAGAGTGGACCCCACAATGAAAAAGGACACTCGTGATCAATCACCGTCCAACACTCACCCTGCAGTCTGCACGTTAGATCAGATCAGATCAGATTAATTCACACGGGTCCCACCACATTCAACAACAGCAACCACGACAGCTCTTGTCAGCAACTATTGTTTATTTACAACCACAGATTTTTCACATACATACGTGGCCGGTTCTGGACCGTCCAAAATTAAAAGGCTGCCCACTCTGATTTTAATGCTGTGGCGATGGATACGATCAATGTCCTTTTCTTCTTGTGTCTACGTACCACCTTACGTTAGCTCTTAGGCGCATCTCCCACGCGCAGCAAGGGCGCGTGCGGTGTTTTTGTTGGGGTGTTTGGTGGAGGGAACCGGGGAACAACTGGAGATCAGAATCAGATGGTGCTCAGCTCAGACCAGACCAATCAGGACCTTTGACACCTGTCAAAATTTGGTACTACGAATACACTTGCGACCCAATTTCCCGACTTACTGACTTATACAACTGTAAGCgtatgataaaaaattattagtaggTTTGTAAATTGAAATTGACCATCCacaattgtaaaatttgaaGAGAGGGAAGATTAATAGGTTAAGGATTGCATTGAAACAACATGACATAATAACTCTAAGTGGGACTCGGTGACGTGTTGCCACGTCATCTGGGTTTTGAGCTGTTGATGTTAGGGGGGATGGTGGAGATGCCTTGCTTGCAGAGCTCAGCTAGTACACTATCAGTGGAAGGAGGCTTGAGCCCCAAGGGTAAGGGTAGCCATGGCTTGCCAATTGCCTCTTTCACAACCTTGTCAATTACCTCCTCTTCCTGCTTGCAAAGCAATAATTTAATGTAAATATAAGGgcatttttcacatttgattttATCACACTTTCGTGTTAACATCTTGCGGGTCACAACATGGGGAGCTAATATTTAATGTTCATGGTACTGAACCATCTTGgtacaaaatataatatagcTTCCATCTCATACctttttaaccattatttttttataaaagtcaTTTTTATTTAGAGGAGAAGGATTGTACAGTTTGTACAAAGTATACACCAAGAtataacataaatttttttttttttttttttttttaaaattaaaattagaattagGTACGTTATTTTTCATAACTTGCAAACTAAACCGAATTCCAATTCCAATTTCTTGGAAATTATGACTCAGTACCCACGTTTGTAGTAAAAATATATGCATCAAcctcaaaatttataaaaatgggCAAGAAAAGGAAGTGTGTTAATAATTACCGGATGATGGTCAACAGGTGGCATGCCACAACTATTATCAACTGCACCAGCATGATAAAATTCTGCAGCATTCTGCATTAAGGGAAATGAGAATCAAGATATAAGAAACGATTTATTTTTCctgataattcgatagttacaataaTTGGTAAAGAAAATTTGAACCTTAGTTCTAACATAGGAGATCTATGCCACTGAACTATTAGGCTTTTGGCAATTTATGAGATCATATAAAGGCATGTATCTTCATAACCATAGTTGGATATATGACACATTTGAGGAATGCATGAACAAGATCAAAAGCTCTTCATCAGCACACTCACTTGAGGGTAGGAGGTATAAGGGTGATGTGTAGGTGGCACAACAGGGCAGCCCCAAGCATGATCAGCAGGCATCTGAAACATCAAAATATCCCACATTATCAAACACGCAATAATAATACAACCACCTAGTCAAAACTAAAATTCAAGGGTTTTGCAGTTGTGCATGTTCACTGTTGAGAAAATAATACAACATATAGTCATGTCAAAAAAACATGCATTACCCCTGGATAAGGGTTCCAATGCCAATTATTTGTTGGTTGCCATGCAGGATAGCCAGGTTGACCCCACAATTGGGCTCCAGCTTGTTGACTGCCAGGTTGTCCCCATACGGGATAAATCGGAGCTGTGGAGAGGGTGTGATTAGAGTGATAGGGAGGGTAAGCCATGACTGGTCTCTGTTGATAATAATTTCTCTGCATTAGATCTCTTGTACGCGGCCATCTCCGTTCTTGTTCCTTGGGCAAGATATGTCTTCTGTGCATTCGGTATTTCTGTTTGAGAACAAATGGTTATTCATTTGATTAATGCATTTGATATTTCTGTTTTGCAACAAATACTTAATTCATCTGATTAGCCAAGAGAGGCGATTTGATCACTaacaataatgtgaaaacaTGTCATGCAGGGTAAAAATTATGAAGTAATATGTTAGGGATACCAACACTGCATATTTTACTACATAAACTTGACCAATTGTTGAAATGGTAGCAATCAAACTCATTGTCATGTCAATATGAATGTCATGTCAATTTGTATGCATTTTATAGTAATAATGGTAATAGCTTTAGTATTTTCCAATCACATTCATTCATTGTCATGTCAATATGAATCTCAGTATTAAATTAATGTCTAAAAGATGGCATGATGTGAAAAAAGGTTTACCATGGAACAAGTTTTAGATACAATATCTGGAAAGGTTAGCAAATTATGTTCGGGTCTTTcatcaagaaaatgaaaatcatattgaaacaGAACCTGATTGGGTGGTAATAGCAATACAGAATACCAACCTGGAGATGGCTTGCTACATTATGCCTTGTTAAACCTTCCACTTTCATGAGCTCTAGTATCCGAGAAGGAATGGCATGATCAACACCTAGTTGCTCCACTGCATGCACAAACTTCTTGTGCAGTTCTTGTGTCCAGTCTACctgaaaccaaaacaaaaaatatatatcaaaatataatcTGATGGTTACCATGTCCAAATGCTAACCTAACACAAATTTAAATTAGTGAATATTTTTTACTACAGTAGTACCTATATAACTGATCATGAAGATATGAccgaaagaagaaaaacaaaacaaaaaggggTATGCTATTGATATGAAACCTCTAAGTATAATCACAATGGTACAAAATTACATATACTGGTGAAAAAGACTCTCCTTAGACATCGAATTTTCTCAAAACTTTGAGAATTGTGTTGTTATTTACTCAGAGTTTTAGTTATTTAATGGATTATGGATCAGTGATCTATGGTTGACTTGTTTAGACTTCAAACATGCtcccatttttaaaaaaaaattaacattccTTCAAGAAGATGTGAATTGACCACGGCATCACATGCAGTTGAAAACTGTAATACCAAAACCATAAGTTTCAAATGTAAAGTAAAAGAACTTACTCTAAGGCCTTCATAACAAGAAAGTTTATCTTGTGACAGGCATTTCAAGTCCCCATGTAACAAGCTCGCACATGGCAATCACTCATTGGCTTGTTACATGGATGACTTCGTATGCCTATCATAAAACCAAGTACTTGGAcaattttttagaacttttaaGTGAATTTTAGTTGTTTAGGAAGTTATTGTGGTTATGAGCACCTACGTATTCTCAAATTATTGGATCATGTGGGACAAATTAGTGTATGTACTCTAAACATCGGGCAATATCGGGGAGTTCTTCAAAAAGTTGCTATGACTTTCATAAATTAGATTACCTTCATCTTCTTCCGATTAGATCTAGCCCCACATGAATTATGAGGTTGAGATGGTTTAATTGGTTTTTCAGCACAATCATCTCCTTTGTTGCTGAGACTATCTATATTATGTAGGTGATGAGACACCTTTCTCTCACTTTTAAAACCATCAGCAGactcctcttcctctttgaCCAGATTCTTTTCTGGTATTTGAAGTTTGTCCTCCTGAAGAGTGCCTACACAAATTGAATCACCACAAGTAGTTTCGACAGATTTAGATTCCCCATCTTGCTCACCGATCTCTTTTTCTGTTGAGCAGTTAGTTTGATCTTGGCAATCCCCATCATCCAGTAACCGTGTTCCCTGTTTCAATTGTGGGGTCGAAGGAGCTGGGTACTTATCACTTCCTGCTGAGTGCTCCTTGTCATTTTCATGAACAAGGGACTCATTTTCAGTTTCCATTGATATTCTATTCTCAGGTTCTCCATTTTCCACTTGTAGCTGCAGCATGGACACTACAGACTCTTTGACAGGCTTTAGTGATTCAGAGAGGTTGCTACCCCCAGCATTGAATGCCTGCACAGTATTTAcaacataataatttttctgCTCTCAATAATTGTACTATATATCTAATAGTAAGTCCAAACACAATGCTTCCAAAAATTCAGACAGACCTTGTGAACCACATGCTGCCAAATATTCCTGAGTTTCTCCTCAGAAAGTGGCTTCCGCAAGAACTCAACTGCACCTAgctgaaaaattataataacatAGACATATTAACATTTATGATGGATTGGAAATGCACTCCAGGTTGTCATGACATATGAGTTTAGCATCAAACTCCCAGTAAAGTTCAAATAGAAATAACCAAAAGTTAAAGATCATTTTATTGAAGCATTGGAATTTAAACTGAGAAGTTCAAATATTGGTCTATGATTATAAaggaccaaaaaacaaaatattacaaaagaaaatccatttAAAAGATTGTACGATTAGATGTGCACGATTATTTATTGCAAATTTGCACTTAAGACCTTACCGCTATGCACTTCATCATGGTGCTCAGGCAATGAATGTTTGAAGTCACTGCAACAAGAAGATCATATTGCTTTACATAAGAAATTGTACATGACGTTGGAAAGAAGAGTCCTTCCATAACTTTTTCCCTTACTCTACTTTACACTGACATCGATGGTAAACTAGTAATCTGGTTTCttgtgaaacaaaattttgaaaaggttcaaaaacaaatattataaaaagagAAAGGTAAAGGATAAAACAGAGATAGAGGTAAACGACATAAGTATAAGAACTgaaacaaagttaaaaaaattgactagAAAGATAACATAAAAAGAAACCTTTATATTGAATATAGACCAGTTGGGACTAATTTCTGAACTTACTAATGGTTGGCAAGTCCTTAGCAGTTTCGAGAAATTTGAAACTCCCATGGCTGTCGCTTGTTCCCACCTGTGACCACATGTGCTTTTAAAAGATACATACATGTGTAGTAAGAGTGCAACATAGCACAAAGGCTCATTTATCTCAATGCTAAACATATCAAGGAAGCAATTACCTTAATGCAGATAGATGAAGTGTGCATTACGATGATGTTAGAGACAAGATGAGATGAATGAAGCATGTTTACTTATGGATGCATTTTCTGGAATATGAATTTTTAGAAGGAAATAGAGGGAATCATTTTTCTTGATCTGGGATATTTACAACGTATGGTAAATAACTCATTATTTTCCATATATGCATGT
The sequence above is drawn from the Quercus lobata isolate SW786 chromosome 12, ValleyOak3.0 Primary Assembly, whole genome shotgun sequence genome and encodes:
- the LOC115971058 gene encoding two-component response regulator-like APRR2 isoform X2 yields the protein MVCSANDLQEWKDFPKGLRVLLVDGDSNSAEEIRSKLEAMDYIVSTFCNENEALSAILNKPVSFHVAIVEVGTSDSHGSFKFLETAKDLPTIMTSNIHCLSTMMKCIALGAVEFLRKPLSEEKLRNIWQHVVHKAFNAGGSNLSESLKPVKESVVSMLQLQVENGEPENRISMETENESLVHENDKEHSAGSDKYPAPSTPQLKQGTRLLDDGDCQDQTNCSTEKEIGEQDGESKSVETTCGDSICVGTLQEDKLQIPEKNLVKEEEESADGFKSERKVSHHLHNIDSLSNKGDDCAEKPIKPSQPHNSCGARSNRKKMKVDWTQELHKKFVHAVEQLGVDHAIPSRILELMKVEGLTRHNVASHLQKYRMHRRHILPKEQERRWPRTRDLMQRNYYQQRPVMAYPPYHSNHTLSTAPIYPVWGQPGSQQAGAQLWGQPGYPAWQPTNNWHWNPYPGMPADHAWGCPVVPPTHHPYTSYPQNAAEFYHAGAVDNSCGMPPVDHHPLYKSVSREIGSQVYS
- the LOC115971058 gene encoding two-component response regulator-like APRR2 isoform X1, which codes for MVCSANDLQEWKDFPKGLRVLLVDGDSNSAEEIRSKLEAMDYIVSTFCNENEALSAILNKPVSFHVAIVEVGTSDSHGSFKFLETAKDLPTIMTSNIHCLSTMMKCIALGAVEFLRKPLSEEKLRNIWQHVVHKAFNAGGSNLSESLKPVKESVVSMLQLQVENGEPENRISMETENESLVHENDKEHSAGSDKYPAPSTPQLKQGTRLLDDGDCQDQTNCSTEKEIGEQDGESKSVETTCGDSICVGTLQEDKLQIPEKNLVKEEEESADGFKSERKVSHHLHNIDSLSNKGDDCAEKPIKPSQPHNSCGARSNRKKMKVDWTQELHKKFVHAVEQLGVDHAIPSRILELMKVEGLTRHNVASHLQKYRMHRRHILPKEQERRWPRTRDLMQRNYYQQRPVMAYPPYHSNHTLSTAPIYPVWGQPGSQQAGAQLWGQPGYPAWQPTNNWHWNPYPGMPADHAWGCPVVPPTHHPYTSYPQNAAEFYHAGAVDNSCGMPPVDHHPEEEVIDKVVKEAIGKPWLPLPLGLKPPSTDSVLAELCKQGISTIPPNINSSKPR
- the LOC115971058 gene encoding two-component response regulator-like APRR2 isoform X4: MGVSNFSKLLRTCQPLLGAVEFLRKPLSEEKLRNIWQHVVHKAFNAGGSNLSESLKPVKESVVSMLQLQVENGEPENRISMETENESLVHENDKEHSAGSDKYPAPSTPQLKQGTRLLDDGDCQDQTNCSTEKEIGEQDGESKSVETTCGDSICVGTLQEDKLQIPEKNLVKEEEESADGFKSERKVSHHLHNIDSLSNKGDDCAEKPIKPSQPHNSCGARSNRKKMKVDWTQELHKKFVHAVEQLGVDHAIPSRILELMKVEGLTRHNVASHLQKYRMHRRHILPKEQERRWPRTRDLMQRNYYQQRPVMAYPPYHSNHTLSTAPIYPVWGQPGSQQAGAQLWGQPGYPAWQPTNNWHWNPYPGMPADHAWGCPVVPPTHHPYTSYPQNAAEFYHAGAVDNSCGMPPVDHHPEEEVIDKVVKEAIGKPWLPLPLGLKPPSTDSVLAELCKQGISTIPPNINSSKPR